One stretch of Zingiber officinale cultivar Zhangliang chromosome 6B, Zo_v1.1, whole genome shotgun sequence DNA includes these proteins:
- the LOC121988415 gene encoding protease Do-like 9 encodes MEPSKGKGGLKSKRGRMLKPAAAGTMDLASPSPSPSPSESSPSPAPLPPSTRGSRKNPIHLQDPSGAEASPPSASPKVDSESGLDLVVAVDPQIPPPRWGQVVRVVPSMDAVVKVFCVHTEPNFSLPWQRKRQYSSSSSGFVISGRRVLTNAHSVEHYTQVKLKKRGSDTKYVATVLAIGTECDIAMLTVENDEFWEGVSPVEFGSLPALQDAVTVVGYPIGGDTISVTSGVVSRIEILPYVHGSTELLGLQIDAAINSGNSGGPAFSDEGKCVGIAFQSLKHEDAENIGYVIPTPVIMHFIQDFEKSGEYTGFPIFGVEWQKMENPDLRKAMGMTSDQKGVRVRRIEPTAPEVQFLKSSDIILSFDGVNIANDGTIPFRHGERIGFSYLVSQKFTGENAVIKVLRESKVFEFNIKLAAHKRLVPAHINGKPPSYYIIAGFVFTAISVPYLRSEYGKDYEYDAPVKLLEKHLHAMAQSHDEELVVISQVLVADINIGYEGIANTQVMAFNGKPVKNLKSLANMVETCNEEFLKFELEYQQIAVLQTSNAKAATLDILTMHCISSAMSDDLKS; translated from the exons ATGGAGCCATCAAAGGGGAAGGGCGGCCTCAAGAGTAAGCGTGGCCGGATGCTGAAGCCCGCGGCCGCCGGCACGATGGACCTCGCGTCTCCGTCGCCGTCGCCATCGCCTTCAGAGTCTTCCCCGTCTCCAGCGCCGCTGCCTCCTTCCACCAGAGGCAGCAGGAAGAACCCCATCCACCTTCAGGATCCTTCCGGCGCCGAGGCCTCCCCACCCAGTGCTTCTCCCAAGGTAGATAGCGAGTCCGGTCTCGACCTCGTTGTGGCGGTTGACCCGCAAATTCCACCCCCCAGGTGGGGTCAAGTGGTGCGCGTGGTGCCGTCCATGGACGCCGTGGTCAAGGTGTTCTGCGTGCACACGGAGCCCAACTTTTCGTTGCCCTGGCAACGGAAGCGGCAATACAGCTCGAGCAGCAGCGGGTTTGTCATCTCCGGAAGGAGGGTGCTTACTAACGCCCACTCGGTGGAGCACTACACCCAGGTCAAACTTAAGAAGCGTGGTTCGGATACCAAGTATGTCGCCACGGTCCTAGCCATTGGAACCGAGTGCGATATAG CCATGCTAACGGTTGAAAATGATGAGTTCTGGGAGGGTGTTTCTCCTGTTGAATTTGGTTCATTGCCTGCGCTTCAAGATGCTGTAACTGTAGTTGGATATCCAATTGGAGGGGATACAATCTCTGTTACAAGTGGTGTTGTCTCTCGTATTGAGATACTTCCCTATGTCCATGGCTCCACAGAACTCTTGGGCCTACAG ATAGATGCTGCTATAAACTCAGGCAATTCTGGAGGCCCTGCTTTTAGCGACGAAGGAAAATGTGTTGGTATCGCATTTCAATCTCTTAAACATGAAGATGCTGAGAATATTGGCTATGTCATTCCAACTCCTGTCATCATGCATTTCATTCAGGATTTTGAGAAGTCAGGGGAATATACAG GATTTCCTATATTTGGGGTTGAGTGGCAGAAAATGGAAAATCCGGATCTACGGAAGGCAATGGGAATGACCTCTGATCAAAAAGGTGTGCGTGTTAGAAGAATAGAACCGACTGCACCTGAAGTTCAGTTCCTGAAGTCATCTGACATTATCTTGAGCTTTGATGGAGTCAACATTGCTAATGATGGAACTA TTCCTTTTAGGCATGGTGAACGAATTGGATTCAGTTATCTGGTTTCTCAGAAGTTCACTGGGGAGAATGCTGTGATAAAAGTTCTACGAGAATCTAAAGTTTTTGAGTTCAACATAAAACTTGCAGCACACAAGAGACTTGTTCCAGCTCACATCAATGGGAAGCCTCCATCTTATTATATAATTGCTGGTTTCGTGTTTACAGCCATATCTGTTCCATATCTTCGCTCTGAG TATGGGAAGGACTACGAGTATGATGCACCAGTGAAGTTGTTGGAGAAACATTTACATGCAATGGCACAATCCCATGACGAAGAGCTGGTGGTTATCTCCCAG GTGCTTGTGGCTGATATTAATATTGGTTACGAAGGCATTGCCAACACTCAG GTAATGGCTTTCAATGGTAAACCTGTCAAAAATCTTAAAAGCTTGGCAAACATGGTAGAGACCTGTAATGAGGagtttttgaaatttgagttggaATATCAGCAG ATTGCAGTCCTCCAGACTAGTAATGCAAAGGCAGCCACACTGGATATCCTTACAATGCACTGTATATCTTCTGCAATGTCTGATGATTTGAAGTCATGA